The nucleotide window ATCCCACGCACTGCAGTTCCAAGCCACTTCAGTTTTCCAGCAAATGGGCCTAACCTCAGTGACTTGAAGTATGGGGTTTAAGTGAGCCCGTGAGCACTGAGACTTCTTCAAACCAAAGCCCCCTGCCCCACAGGTCTTTCCTCATCAGGGTCTCAAGATCAGTCTGGCTGGTCCCTCTCAGCAGCTTTTCTCTTAAAGGACACCTGAGAGCACTTCTGGTTCATGCCCTATACACCCCTGCAAATCTACCCCCTCTGAAATGGGGCAAGGCAGCTACTTCGACTCCATCGTTAAAATGCAGCAAGTCGCAGCTCGCGGGGAAGGTGAGTGAGGTGGGTAAATTAGAAGGACCTGGTTGTGAAGGCAGCCAGGGACCAGCACACTCTCGACCCCCAGGGCTGGCCCAAGGTTAAATGCCTTAAACTTGCCAGTCCTGGGCTCAGTTCTGCTTTCGAAGGAGAAAGTCTGTCCTCATTCAGCCAGGCTGCAAGTGCCTTTTGACTTTTAACGTTAACTACCCTCCAGAGCCTCCCGGGTCGAGGAGACTATGCCATGTTCTATCCCCAATCTTCCTGCAGCTCAGCACCAGTCATTTTAGTCTTCCAGCTCTTCAGCTGATCTTCTGACTTGGACATAGGATTTCACTGGAACTTTTAGGCTTCCTAGTCTGGAAATATTTTGAGGTTCGTCTTCTCACGGCTGGATGGCCCGTTTCCTGGATTTATTATAGAATTTAGAAACAAGTCCAGAAGAGGAGGTTGGGGGCATGGCACCTGAAATTTTAGCCTCCATTCCTGTGAGAATTGTGTACCTATCCTGTCCTTCTGTGTGTTTATCGTGTAATCCTAACACTCTCAGGTAAGAGAATGATGGTAATATCTTGCTTGCAAGCGTTTTCTTGAGGCCCTTTGCTTTATATCAAGTGCATATCAAATATTTTCCACTCAAGAAAACATTCTAATTTGTAGCTAATTTGTGCCACGAGACTATATAAAGCGCTAAGCCTGGTACTTAAATGAGGCATTGTCCTTCAGAGCAGGcctgttggtggtgatggtgtcaTCACTGCAGGTGTGCCTGAGATGCTTCTCTGGTGATGGCCCTCAGCCCACTGACAGCCTTACAGCTTCGCTCGTTGCTTCTGCCACACCTCATCCCAGTCCAAGGTAGTACTATCCAGTATGGTTACCGGACTTGCCTCTCGATGTCTTCCAGCTGTTTTCAAATATCAGTGCTTTGCCATCAAGGAGCATGTTCCAGAGCATTTCCCAGAGGCTCTAGAGATGTCCCAAAGAGGACTGTCCTGTGCTGTTTGGTGCGGTGGCAACAGCATTAGACTAGCTGGGGCTTTCCGGCAGACTGCTTCAGAATCAACACTCATTTAACTAGATATATTCTCAGCCGCCTTAAAAAACACAGTCTTGTAGCCTGACAAGCATATCTGACGTTCATCCAAAATGAAGTGATCTTCACTTACTAAGGCTAAGCCTTGGATTTTAAGGCTTTGTGTTTCCTGGGCCACAGTGGGTGATTACTAATAGAAGGAAGCTGGGGCCTGCAGGGGCTTTGGGCTGTGCGAGAGTAAACACTAAAGCTTGAGTTCCAGCCAGCTGGCAAGTGTGGAAGTCTTTGAAGAAGGTAACGcaagaagggaaaaggagaatGCAAAGCCTTTTGTACTGAGTGAGAGTAGGAGCCCGGCCAGCCGGTAGGACCAACGTGGGCAATAAGAAATGCTTGTTCCTGGACttcgctggcagtccagtggttaagactctgcgcttccaatgcaggggatgcaggttcgattgctggtcggggaactaagatcccacatgcctcacgacgtggccaaaaaaaatgctTCTCCCTGTGGATGAGCGTCTGAAAGGGACATTCCGTCTCCATTGTTCCACTCTGAGGGGCACTGCCATCTAGAGATTAGCCCACGAAACTGGAAGAAACCCTTTGGGGTGGCGGGTATCCAGTTTGCTGTGCATCTGACAGGATCTGTGGATGGTAAGGTAGGGATCCCCCAGCTGGTCACAAATATAAATGGGGCATATAGAAAGAAAACTAAGGACAGATTACTTTCCTACCTCTGAGCCTTCTTTGGGAAGAAGAACCATGGAATGGTGACAATTATCTGAAACGTTTTAAGCTCCCTCCTTGAACTCCTGTCCCTGAGGAATCAAATGACCAAGCCACCCCAGATTTCCCCAGGAGGTGGAGTGATGCCAGAAGGGAAGAGAGTGAATGGCCCCTCTGCCTTCCCAGAGCCACCAGAATGAGACTGGTTGCACTGGCTGTGTCGTGTTAAGTGTGTAAAAAGCTAtacattcttctcttttctcatttcgTTTCTGCGTTTGGATGAATAAAGTGACatggaaattatttgaaaatccTGGAAGGAAGGTACTTTtcaaatacagtatttttttcagCCAATAAACTTACTATTTTTATAGCACTGTTTTTGCCAAGAGTTGTGAAATCACTTGTgtacataaggaaatgaagattaCATGCTGCCCTAAAGTCATTCAGCAGCGCAGAATCAGCACTTGAAATCTCATCTCTTGTTCTGCCTATTTTAAGAACTGTCCTGGTTGGAGCATAACAAGTAGACTCACGTGGCATTAGAGCTGGAAAGGCCTTTTAAAGATATCTGGTCCTACTTTTTACCTGATACGCAACTCCTCCCTACCGACTACCCATGAAGAGCCCTTCTGTCTTGGGCTAATTCTCTGTTTTAGGGATGACTCTGATTGTCACGTTAAACCCAAATCTGCCTCCTTGTCAAGGTTCTGGGGTGCTTGCCTTACCCCTACTTTAGGATAGAACGGCCAGTTTAGAACCTGAGTAGCCTTCTCAGGCCTTCCCCATGATCGTGGTGGGAGAGGAACTGAAACCCAGCTCAACAGGTGATAGTAAATGTTGATTAAGAATTGCAAAGCTTCCAGGGgccttctctggtggtccagtggttaagacttcgccttccaatgcagggggtgcaggttccattcctggtcagggatctaagatcccacatgcttccccgccaaaaaaccaaagcataaaaaacagaagcaatattgtaacaaattcaataaagactttacaaATGGgccacatcaaaaaaagaaaatatatattttttttaaattgcaaagctTCCAAAGCAGTAGGAAATGCTGAGCGTTCAGGGCGCCATTGGGCAGAGGAGAAAAAGGTGTCTGCTCCAAGGACAACACTCCTGGGCAGGAAGTTGGTGCTTCTTGGTAAATTAGAAAGAGGCACTCCCTTGTCCTGGGGCACAGCATGGCCAGCAGACGGACTGGATTTTCCACCCCCCGGTCCTTCAGCCAGGTTTCTTGTACGGTGATCGCTGTGCACTGCCATACTTTTTGACCCTGATTTAACTGCTTGTGCTGATGCAATTTGGAAGAGGGCCCTCCAACAGCTTTCctgtttgtgtttttaccttcCACTAGGTCCAGAAAGGTTTCTCCTTCCTCAAGCTGTCGTCCAGTTAGTTTATCTTCTCCATTTCCCCCATGGTACAGGGCCCTGTTTCTGCCTATTACATTTGCTTCACCAGTGCTGCCGAACTTAAGCTCCCTGGTTCCCAGCAGCCTGGGCCCATGCTCCCTTCAAGTAAACGTCTGTCAGCCCCAGTGTTGTCTCACAAGGGCTCCAACAGATATGCTGGGCTGCCGTTTAGAGTGCCAGTTACACTTCCAGTGTGTGAAAGGAAGACCTCCTGCTCTTTTAATCATGAAAAGAATGTCTAGGAGGGCACCCTTGGCCTGTTAAGTGTGGACGAAGAATGTCTCCTGCCATGTCAGGAAAAAAGATGTGACCATCAAGCCTGCGGCCATCCCCtgctgtgcaccctgaggggattcagggtggagaaaagcaggatactggcgtagatagttaaggtgcgtatcaaaggaatgatttcaatgagcccagactcttgtatcttcccatacatagaaaagcgctaattCTTTAACTTGAGGTGTCTGTTTACTggtctttaattaacagtaagcTTTTGATATTACAAATACCTGGGTTTTGCAAAAACTCCCATCCTGGCTTCTCCCCTGcttctttggagcagtccctcagaggtATCCGAGAGGCTTCCTCCAGGGCTTGAGTCCTCAGAAAGTCTACCGAATAAaacaattctcaacttttaggttgtgcatttttttcattcaacataaaTTTTGGTGAAGCTGTTGGGTAATTTATCCTCACAGTTGTTTGCTTTTTCCCAGATTGCTCTGGgtctcctgccttcctctcctctcctttgccTCCCAACACCTGGCCAAGTGTGTCTACTTTGAATGGATATTGTTTCAAGTGAGTGTTCAGCAGTCAGGAAACACATTTTGGACACTGACTTCTGGACAGTACACTGTGTACTAGTACCccggaaaataaaatgtatctgatGAAAGTAGCCCTCCTCCAGAGTTTGCTGAGCCGAGGGAAGCAAAAGCCAAATCCAGAGCGCTGGTTTCCTAAGGAACAGCCAAGGCTTTGTGCTTGCTTCTCTGCAGACCCACCTCGCCTTGGACAGCGGCAGGCACGGGGTGCCACATGGAGGGAGGCTGCCCGAAGTCACTGTCGGCCAGTCCAGGCTGCAAAATGTGCGCGGCGGCTGAGGGAGGATTCCTCCAGCCACGTGCGCGGTGACAATCACACGTGCAGCGGGAAGGCAGTGCACACCCGGAGCTCCCCGCCTCCCGAAGCTTCCCCCGCCGGTGCAGGTAGACGGGACTATCCTTTTCGCATCGGTGTCAGAGCCTCCGCTGGGGTCCCAGGCCACCGCCCTCGGCGTCCAGGTCCCCAGAAGTCGGGGCACCGCCCACCCTTCCAGCGTGACGCGGGCGCGGGGGCTCGGGAGTTGTAGTTCCCGGCTGGGCGCGAGCGCCAGGGCTGGGGCGGCGCGGACTCCACGTCCCGGCGGGCGGCGCGGCTCGGTCCGGGGCGCCGGGGGAGGGGCTGCTCGGCCCTTTAAACCATTCAGGGCAGCTCCGAGGGCCGCAGCCGGGGACGGCGCCACGCGGGGGCCGAGCAGAcacggtggcggcggcggcggggcgctCCGGGGAGGTGCGTACTGGGCCCCTTCGTCCCCCGGACCTGCGGAGGCGCGGGTCCCCGGATCCCGGGGCCTAGCGGACCGTGGGCTCCGGGCGCCCACGCGGGCGGGAGCGGGCCGGGCTGAGCTTCCCGCGTGAACCCGCCCCTTCCCCGCGGCGCTGGTGGTCAGGTGGCTGCCTGCCCCCGGCCGCCTCTCCACCCAGCCCCGGATCCCCTCCCAGGCTTTCCTTGGCGTGGCCCCCTGGACTGTCCTgactccagcccctctcccagcccgGGACCCTCAGGCCAGGGAGAGTGGCCCCCTTTCCAGATGTTAGGGCCCCGCGGCGTTTCTGAACATCTGGGTGGAACGCGGAGGCCCCCGGTGGCTGCCGGAGGGTGTCCACGTTGCGGCGGGGGCTCAGCCCGAAGTGTGGGCGCTCAGAGCCGCAGCGGGAGCCCTGCATCTGGTGTTGAccaccttcctctcccccacACCGGCTTTGGCCAGTCACTAGACCCTGGACTTTGACCTGTCTCTCTCCACCAGGCCCGGGCAGCTGATGGTTTTGGCGAAGTACCTTAAGGTAGCTGGGTCCACACCCTCTTCCCCACCTACCTCTTGTCCTCcccccacaccaccaccaccctggctCCCCTCCCTCATGACCGCCTGGATCCTCCTTCCTGTCAGCCTGTCAGCATTCTCTATCACTGGCCTATGGACTGTGTGAGTAAagagggggatggggggaggcaaCTAGGGGACAAAATGGACCTCGGCTGAGGAGGGACAGGACCCAACAGGAGCCTGATGGCACACACAAAGTCCCTTGTCCTGTTGCAGGCTCCAGGGTGGTACCCAGGGCCACTCTGGCTGTCTGCAAAGCCTGGCCTGGTGCCTGGGCACACAGCCCCTTGGGACAAGCTGGCACCACTGCTGTCCAGCAGGGTGGCCCTGACAGACACACTTCTAGCCAGGGCAACTTCCAGAGGTCCTCTAGTTTGGGACTAGGCTGTGGGTTCTAGAGTAGCATCAAGCCCCAGGGCCACCCCAAGTTGAGTCCCCGGAAAGGACGATAAGGCTGAATGGGGGCAGAATCAAAGGAAAAGAGTCAGTGGGAGAAGGCTGGGTGCATCATGGGGCAGGGTGACAGTTGTGCTCCCGCAGGTATGCCATGGCCGTGATGAACCACCACGTGTGCCCCGTGGAGAACTGGTATGGCGCACTCTGCAGACAGCTTCACTCTAAAGCTCCCTTCATCTCTGTTCCCTCTGGGGCCGGGGCTGCCTCGAGCCAGATGGAGACACTGGGCCTCACTGCTCTTCTCTGACATTGGCagcacctgcccctccccaggcatGGCTTCGTGCCCACCTACCTGCTTCCCACCGTCATTCGCCCCTTTGGCTTCTGTCTCAGGGGGGCCCTGGGAAGTGGGCTCTTCTGCCCCTGCCAAGGGAGGTCTGGGAGGGTGGTCTCCGAGAGGCCTGAGGCTACAGGCCGAGGGCCTGGGGGAACCCCTTTCCCCCAGGCTACTCTCTGTCCTGCCTGCCAGGTCCTACAACGAATCCTGCTCTCCTGACCCCACTGAGCAAGGGGGCCCCAAGACCTGCTGCACCCTGGACGATGTCCCCCTCATCAGGTAAGGCCTAGAAACCGCGCAGGTCACAGAGACCCAAGGCCCTGCTAGACTCCCAACTAAGCCCCCCCAGCAAAGGCCTGTCCTTGGGTCTCAGGAATAATAATTCCATTAAGAGCACTTAATTACAATATTACTTACCAATTACTATGTACCGGACCCTGTGCTGAATGCTTTACATGCGTAGCGGCATTTAATTCTCCTAGCACTAAGGCAGCTGTTGTTTTCACCATTTTATAGGCAAGGAAAGTGAGACAGAGCTATGTCATCCATCCAGGTCCctcagctagtaagtggaggCACCTGGATTTAAGTTCAAGCTCTCCGTTTGCCCAGCCCAAGTTCTGGCTTAAGGGAAGCCAGACCCCCTGCAGGCCTTGACGGTCTCAGGGAGTCCAAGAGCCTCGGGGTCTGCCGAGCAATCCTGGGCACTGCCTACCCCAGCACGCACACCAGCTCTGCCTTGGGGGGAGGTGCGGCCAGCCTAGGGCCAAATGTTTGTGAGGGACCCTGGCCCTTCTCATCAGTCGGGCTTGCCTGCCAAGGAACAGGCACAGATAAGGCAAGGGAGAGCAGGCGGGCCAGAACGGGGCCTTCCGGTGCTCCTGCCCCCCCCCTCACTCTGTCCTCGCCCCCTCCTCTCAGCAAGTGCGGCACATACCCCCCAGAGAGCTGCCTCTTCAGCCTCATTGGCAACGTGGGTGCTTTCATGGGTGAGTTGTGCCCTCGGCCCGACCACCAACCCGCTCAGTCCTGCCCGCCCTCACACCTGCTCCCCAAAGAGGCCCAGGAAGCCCTGGCCTCGCGCCGCCTACCCCGCCACGAGCTAAGGCCAGCGGGGCCACTTCTCTTCCGTTCCTTGAAGGCCCAAGGCTAACTTGCACACGGCCACGCTGGTAGGGCACACCACCCGCCTGTCCGTTCCCTTCCTGCCCTCAGAGTATCTGGGGAAAGCTGGTAGGCTCGCTGGACTGGGCCAGGGCCAGAGCCGGCCCCACCTGTGCTCTCCTCCCCCAGTGGCCCTGATCTGCCTCCTGCGCTACGGGCAGCTCCTGGAGCAGAGCCGTCATTCCTGGGTCAACACCACGACGCTCATCACAGGCTGCACCAACGCTGCGGGCCTGGTGGTGGTGGGCAACTTCCAGGTGCGCCCGCCCGCCCACCTCTTGCACTTCCCGAAGGGAGCCAGGCTTTCGGCAGGGGCCCTCAGTTTCCCGAGGGTTGCCCctcagggttgggggtgggaagaaCAGGGCCCGGGAGGGGAAAAGCCCGGGAGGGAGAGACGGAGCGGGGTGGAGGGAGCTGCTTCACGGGTCGGCCCCTCTCTCCGGGCCCAGGTGGATCACGCTAAGTCTCTGCACTACGTCGGAACCGGCGTGGCCTTCACTGCCGGGCTGCTCTTTGTCTGCCTGCACTGTGCCCTCTCCTACCACGGGGCCACTGCCCCCCACGACCTGGCTGTGGCCTACCTGCGGATCGTGCTGGCAGCCATCGCCTTTGTCTCTCTGATCCTCAGTATCCTTCCAGGACAGGGCGGCCAGGAGCTCCTCCTGTAGCCCAGGCCCTCTCCCACCCAAGATGGGGATCCGCCCCCACCCAGGGTGGTCTTCTGCCCCCCTCTCCCGGGAGGTGAGGCCTGGTCCTCGGCCCCAGCCTAGCCGCATATCCGGGAAGGCAGAAAGGGTGTCGCCAGGCTGCCGCCCATCCCACTGAACATTTCCTTAGCCCCATCCCAGGCGGGGTCTTCTTCATCCACGAGAGCTCTCAGCTGCAGCACGGGGCAGCCCTATGCGAGTGGGTGTTTGTCATCGACATCCTCATCTTCTACGGCACCTTCAGCTATGAGTTCGGGGCAGTCTCCTCGGAGACACTGGTGGCCACACTGCAGCCCGCCCCCGGCCGGGCCTGCAAGTCGTCCGGAAGCAGCAGCACCTCCACACACCTCAACTGTGCCCCTGAGAGCGTCGCCATGATCTGAGGTCTGGGGAGGGTGGCTGGCCCGGCCTCCGCAGCTCCCCACCCCATTATCTCCTTCGCATTTATTTTGTACCAAAAAACGATTTTGAGAAAGTATTCTGTTGGGACAGAGGCTTCCTCGCTCCTGGAGGAGTGGCCATCCCACACCCACCTGTGCCATACAGGAGCGGGCCCTGGCGGCTGCCCAAGCTGCGCACAGCCTGCTCCCCACACCGCagtgttatttttatgttttaaaggtCACGTATCCTCATTCACCCAGCCAGCCCTTCAGGTGCCTTCTACTCCCCAGTGCCACTGGGGTTTCCTGCTGCAGGAATTGGGGGCTGGGAACAGCAAGAGGGACAGCAGTCTGGGGGCGGGGGTGAGCACTCCTTAGTCTGTGGGAAGGCCCACTTCTGGGCCCACTGAGCTGCACTGGGATTCTtcactctgtccctttctttaGGGCAAATAACACAGCAGAACCACGTGGGtattttagtacttttttttatatatatattaaaagaattctAATTTGCATGTCTGTAGTCTGTTCTGGAGAGTCGGAGAGGGCCTGATCCTGGCTTTCCCTAGGCAAAGGATGGGAGAAAGCCTCTGCCTCCAGGGAGGGTCCCGAGCGCCCGCTGCTCTTTGAGAAAAACGAGGGATGCCAAGTGCTATCCAAATACCCGGCAAGGGCTTGAAGCCCTTTCTGGGCCTTTAAACAGTCTAAAGAGC belongs to Pseudorca crassidens isolate mPseCra1 chromosome 14, mPseCra1.hap1, whole genome shotgun sequence and includes:
- the TMEM150A gene encoding transmembrane protein 150A, with protein sequence MVLAKYLKVAGSTPSSPPTSCPPPTPPPPWLPSLMTAWILLPVSLSAFSITGLWTVYAMAVMNHHVCPVENWSYNESCSPDPTEQGGPKTCCTLDDVPLISKCGTYPPESCLFSLIGNVGAFMVALICLLRYGQLLEQSRHSWVNTTTLITGCTNAAGLVVVGNFQVDHAKSLHYVGTGVAFTAGLLFVCLHCALSYHGATAPHDLAVAYLRIVLAAIAFVSLILSGVFFIHESSQLQHGAALCEWVFVIDILIFYGTFSYEFGAVSSETLVATLQPAPGRACKSSGSSSTSTHLNCAPESVAMI